Part of the Actinomycetota bacterium genome is shown below.
TCTGGTGGCGGATCCGGATCGCGAGGTGAGCGTGCCGACCAGGCGATCTGCACCACCCAGCCACCGACCTGTGAGGGGCGCAGGAAAGCCTCGTGCCAACGGGTGTCCTGGCGGATGTCGACCACGTCGAACCCCTCGGCTCGGAGGTGGCTGACCGCTTCCAGTAGGTCAGGCACGAGGAGGGTGATGTGGTGCACGCCCGCCCCGAACCGGTCGAGGAAGCCGGTGACGAAGCCTGCGGGCTGGGGAGGCGTCGGCTCGACTAGTTCGAGCTTGCCCCCTCCGCGGTAGCGGTACTGCTTCGTCGTGAAGCCGCGTCCGCTGTCGTACTGGCCGCACTGCACCCCCCCGAGCTGGTCGCGCCACCGGGGGAGGGCAGCATCGATCGACGGCACCGCCACGGCGACGTGGTCGGGACGCGTCACGAGTGGCCGGGCCAACCGGGGGTGCTCCTCGTCGCAGCCGGGTCACCGTAGAGGTGCGACTCCCTTCGACCGCTACCCTGCGCACGAACAGGTGTTCGTCGTCCAGGACCGCGTCGAGGTAGCCGTCGTGGAGCGTCCCGCGGAGTCGATCCTCCACGCCGACATGGACGCCTTCTACGCCTCGGTCGAGCAGCGCGACGACCCCTCGTTGCGCGGCCGCCCCGTCGTGGTCGGGGGAGCCGGTACGCGTGGTGTCGTCGCCGCGGCCAGCTACGAGGCACGACGGTTCGGGATCCACTCCGCGATGCCGATGGTGCGCGCGCGCCGGTTGTGTCCATCACTGGTGGTCGTGCCGCCGGACTTCCGCCGCTACCGCGACGCCTCCGACGAGGTGATGCGCGTGTTCCGATCGGTCACGCCGCTGGTGGAGCCGCTGTCGCTCGACGAGGCGTTCCTCGACGTGACGGGTGCCGTGCGGCTCTTCGGTCCCCCACGTGCCATCGCCGACCGCATCCGCGCCGAGGTCCGCGCCAGCGTCGATCTGCCTTGCTCCATCGGGATCGCACCGAACAAGTTCCTCGCCAAGCTGTGCTCGGCCAAGGCGAAGCCGGATGGCGTGCTGCATCTCCACGTCGACGAGGTCGAGGCGTTCCTCCGCCCTCTCCCGGTCAGCGACCTGTGGGGCGCCGGCCCGAAAACGGTCGAGCGCCTGCGCAGCTACGGCTTCCGTAGCGTGGGCCAGCTCGCCGATTGCGACCTGCGCACCCTCCAGCGCGTCCTCGGCGATGCCACCGGCAGCCACCTGTACCGGCTCGCGCAGGGTCGGGATGCCCGTGCCGTCGTGCCCGACGAGGCGGCCAAGAGCGTCTCGGCGGAGGAGACGTTCGATGAGGACATCGACGATCCGGCGCTGCTGCGCACGCTCATCCTCGGTCTCGCCGAGCGGGTCGGGCGGCGGCTGCGTGCATCCGGCCTCGCGGGCAGGACGGTCACGCTCAAGGTCAGGTTCGCGACGTTCGACACGATCACGCGCTCGTCGACCCTCGACCTGCCCACCGACCGGACCCACGACGTGGCCGACCTCGCTCGCGAGCTGTTCGATGGGTTGCGACTCGAGCGTGTCCGGGTCCGTCTGCTCGGCGTCGGGGTCTCCAACCTCACCGACGGTGATGCGGCCCGTCAGCTCTCGCTCGACGCGGACCCCCGCTGGGAGGATCTTGAACGCGCCAGCGACCTGGCCCGCGACCGGTTCGGGGGCGCGGCGGTCACGTTCGCATCGCTGCTCGACCACGAGCAGGAGCTTCGTTCATCCAACCGCGATGATCTTCGCGACCTGGATCGGGACTCAGGAGACGAACGGTAGGAACCGCACCCGGTTGTGCTGCCGGCGGCGCCCATCGAGGTACCCCGCCAGCGCCTCGTAGACCTGGTCACCCACCATCTCGCGTAGCTCGTCCTCCATGGTGCGGTAGGCGAGCTGGCGCCCGACGAACGCTTCCGGCGCCTCGGTGCACCACCAGTGGAAGTCGGCACCGCCCTCACCCCACGTCCCGCGCTCGTAGGGCCCGATGGTGTGGACCTCGACGGTCTCACCGTCGTTGCCGACCTTCTCGTCGATGTCACGGTGCAGCGGCAGCTGCCAGCACACGGTCGGTTTGGTGTCGATCGGTCGTTCGTCCTCACGGAGAGCGAGCAGGTGCAGGGCGCAGCCGCTCCCTCCCTCGAAGCCCGCACGGTTGAGGAAGATGCAGCCGCCGTCGTGCGTGGTGGTGTGCACCTCGCCCTCGTCGTCCTCCTCGAACATCCCCTCCCGACGCGCGAGCGCGTGGAACTGCATGATCTGGGGATCGAGCCGTCGGAACTGCTTCCGTACGAGCGCTTGGTCCTCGTCGTCGACGTACGCACCGTGCTCGCAGCAGCCCACGACCTCGTCGGGGCCGTCCTCGCGCACCCCCTGGCACCCCTGGCCGTAGATGCAGTGGTACGTCGAGAGCAGGAACGACACATCGAACGAGTACCGGAGGTGGTCGTCGTCGGGGTCGGTGAGGGTGACGTACTCGCGTTCGAACAAGCGCGTGAGCCTTGGAGCGGAGCGGGTCGGACGGCACGAGCGTACCTAGTTCTGTGCTACCGCTTCGCTGCTCGAGCACGGTTCTCGTGCTACCGCTTCGCTGCTCGAGCACGGTTCTCGTGCTACCGCTTCGCTGCTCGAGCACGGTTCTCGTGCTACCGCTTCGCTACTTGAGCACGGTTCTCGTGCTACCGCTTCGCTACTTGAGCACGGTGCGCCGCATGGTCCGCACCTCCTCGTCGACCGGTCCGCTCCTATCCTCGCGGGTCGAGCGAGGAGCAGACCGTGGGAGAAGTCGTCTCGTACGAGATCGTGGACCGCGTCGCGGTGATCACCATCGAGCGGCCCGAGAAGAAGAACGCGATGAACATGGAGGTCTTCGACGGTCTGCGTGAGCGCGCCGGTCAGGCGGCCTCCGACGAAGCCGCAGGTGCGGTGCTCGTTCGGGGGGCGGGCGGGGTCTTCTCCAGCGGCATCGACATCTCGGTCTTCTCGGGGTGGTCCGAGGCGACCGCTGGGGACGACGCCGAAGCGCTCGGGGCGGCCCTCCTCGACCGCCTGCAGGGCGCGTTCACGGCGATCGAGGAGATCGACAAGCCGGTGGTCGCGGCCATCGAGGGCTACTGCTTCGGCGGTGGACTGCAGCTCGCGATCGCGTGCCACGTTCGCGCGGTCGCTGCGTCCGCGGAGCTGTCCGTGCTCGAGGGCAAGTGGGGGATCATCCCCGACCTCGGTGCCACGCACCGCCTCGCTCGTCTCATCGGCCTGGGCCGGGCGACGGAGCTCGCGCTCACGACGCGGCGGGTCGACGCTGACGAGGCGCTGCGCATCGGGCTCGCCGAGGTACGGCTGGATGGCGACGACCCACAGGATCGCGCGCTGAGCTACGCGGTGCAGCTCGGTTCGGGGCCCGCGGCGCTCAGGCGGATGCCGCGGCTGTTCCGAGAGAACTGGTACCGCGCCCCGAACGACGCGCTCGCCGAGGACGGTCGCGTCCAGCTCGAGGTGATGTCGGGCCCGGACTTCCAGGAGGCCGTGGTCGCGCGCTTCGAGGGCCGCGAGCCGCGCTACACGGGACGATGACCGAGAGCGCGCCCTAAACCCGTGCCACGGCTGGCCGACGAGGGGGGAGCAAGTCGAACGGAGCTCGAACGGCACGAAGGGAGGGTCCGTGGTCCTCGTCCACCGCATGGATGGCGAGGCGGTGTTCCTGAACCCCGACCTCATCGAGCTCGTCGAGGTGGTCGGTCAGGCAACACGGATCACGCTCGTCGACGGTCGGTCGGTGGAGGTCAGCGAGACGCCGTCCGCGATCGCCGATCGGGTGCGTGATTTCCGTGCCGCCGTCCTCGTCGAGGCTGAACGTCAGGCTGGTATCGGGGGGGTCGCGTTGCGCGCCCTGCCCGATCTCGACCCCTGATCACTTCGCCCCGGGCTCCGGTGGATGGTCACGTATACTCGGGTGCACGGGCCGGATCGAAGCGCGGAGCACGGGCATGCCGCTGTCGGAGCACGAGGAACGGATCCTCGCCGAGATCGAACGTCGTCTCACCGAGGACGATCCCCGCTTCATCGAGCGCACACGGCGGGTCGCTGCGGCCGACGGCGCACGCCTGCGGTGGTCGGTCGCCGGTTTCGTCGTCGGCTTACTGCTGCTGTTCGGGCTGAC
Proteins encoded:
- a CDS encoding VOC family protein, translating into MARPLVTRPDHVAVAVPSIDAALPRWRDQLGGVQCGQYDSGRGFTTKQYRYRGGGKLELVEPTPPQPAGFVTGFLDRFGAGVHHITLLVPDLLEAVSHLRAEGFDVVDIRQDTRWHEAFLRPSQVGGWVVQIAWSARSPRDPDPPPERGATLVGPRLQHPHLDEAGDLWRRLGATVDPVDEGLRVWWEDAPLELRIRQGTPPGPMGLRFADAPAAPTDPVLGAGVEPITLAEI
- a CDS encoding enoyl-CoA hydratase/isomerase family protein, with product MGEVVSYEIVDRVAVITIERPEKKNAMNMEVFDGLRERAGQAASDEAAGAVLVRGAGGVFSSGIDISVFSGWSEATAGDDAEALGAALLDRLQGAFTAIEEIDKPVVAAIEGYCFGGGLQLAIACHVRAVAASAELSVLEGKWGIIPDLGATHRLARLIGLGRATELALTTRRVDADEALRIGLAEVRLDGDDPQDRALSYAVQLGSGPAALRRMPRLFRENWYRAPNDALAEDGRVQLEVMSGPDFQEAVVARFEGREPRYTGR
- a CDS encoding DUF3040 domain-containing protein, which gives rise to MPLSEHEERILAEIERRLTEDDPRFIERTRRVAAADGARLRWSVAGFVVGLLLLFGLTFHIGFGFVGFALMLVSVIVGVRAVKGLRVQRGDDLFTRFRRGLQREDRES
- a CDS encoding DNA polymerase IV, whose protein sequence is MDAFYASVEQRDDPSLRGRPVVVGGAGTRGVVAAASYEARRFGIHSAMPMVRARRLCPSLVVVPPDFRRYRDASDEVMRVFRSVTPLVEPLSLDEAFLDVTGAVRLFGPPRAIADRIRAEVRASVDLPCSIGIAPNKFLAKLCSAKAKPDGVLHLHVDEVEAFLRPLPVSDLWGAGPKTVERLRSYGFRSVGQLADCDLRTLQRVLGDATGSHLYRLAQGRDARAVVPDEAAKSVSAEETFDEDIDDPALLRTLILGLAERVGRRLRASGLAGRTVTLKVRFATFDTITRSSTLDLPTDRTHDVADLARELFDGLRLERVRVRLLGVGVSNLTDGDAARQLSLDADPRWEDLERASDLARDRFGGAAVTFASLLDHEQELRSSNRDDLRDLDRDSGDER
- a CDS encoding flagellar FlbD family protein, whose translation is MVLVHRMDGEAVFLNPDLIELVEVVGQATRITLVDGRSVEVSETPSAIADRVRDFRAAVLVEAERQAGIGGVALRALPDLDP